The following nucleotide sequence is from Tardiphaga sp. 709.
CGACCGCATCAACCGCCTGACCACCGGCGTCTATGAAATGGGCTCGACCTTCAAGACGCTGACGCTGGCGATGGCGCTCGACAGCGGCAAGGCCAATCTCAATACGATGTATGACGCGCGCTATCCGCTGAGCTACGGCAAGTTCAAGATCCACGACACCCATCCGGTGCCGCGTCCGATCTCGCTCGCCGAAGTCTTCACTTTCTCGTCAAACGTCGGTGCTGCGAAGATCGCGCTCGGGCAGGGCGTCGAAGCGCACAAGGCCTTCCTGAAGAAAGTCGGCCAGCTCGATCGCCTGCGCACCGAACTGCCGGAAAGCGCGATGCCGATCGTGCCGAAACGCTGGGGTGAACTGAACACCATCACCATCGCATTCGGTCACGGCATGGCCGTGGCGCCGCTGCAGGCGGTGATGGGCGTCAATGCGATGATCAATGGCGGTCTGCTCATTCCGCCGACCTTCCTGAAGCGCACCGAAGAGGAAGCGCGGGAGATCGGCAAGCGCGTCATCAAGAAAGAGACCAGCGACAAGGTGCGCTACATGATGCGCCTGAATGCCGAGGTCGGTTCGGCGCGGCAGGCAGAAGCCAGGGCCAAGGGGTACTATCTCGGCGGCAAGACCGGCACGGCCGAAAAGGTCGTCAACGGCCGCTATTCCAAGAAGCAGGTGCTGAATTCCTTTACCGCCGTGCTGCCGATGGATAATCCGCAATTCCAGGTGCTGGTGATGCTGGACGAGCCGAAGGCGCTGCCGGAAACCCATGGTTTCATCACCTCGGGCTGGAATGCGGTGCCGACGGGCGGCAACGTGATCGCCCGTATCGCGCCGCTGTTGGGGCTCGAGCCGCGCTTCGATCTGGCGCCGTCCGACCGCCTTATTCTTGCGACATCCAAGGTGACTCAGTAACGCCGCATCTGCGCTTTACAGCCGGTGCAAAATGCGGTTTGCGTGGCGTTGCGGAACCCGATGTGTCACTCGATCTGGCCTGCCCGGAGCAGCATGAAACTACGCGATTTGTTCAACCCTGATGCCGTGATGGAGCCGTCCGCAAGGGATGTCACCGTCACCGGACTGGCTGTGGACAGCCGCGCAGTGAAACCGGGCGATCTGTTCTTCGCACTCGCCGGTGCGAAAACCGACGGTTCGCGTTTCATCGCGCAGGCACTGGCGTCGGGTGCCGTCGCCGTCGCCGGTGCCCACAAGCCCGACAGTTTGTCCGTGCCCTTCGTGCGCACGCCCAATCCGCGCCTTGCGCTGGCTCTGGCTGCCGCCAAATTCTATCCGCGCCAGCCCGCGGTCATCGCCGCCGTCACGGGTACGTCGGGCAAGACATCGGTTGCATCCTTTGCGCGCGAAATCTGGGGCCGTCTCGGATATGCCTCAGCAAGCATCGGCACCATCGGTCTCGTCTCGCCGAAGCGCACCGTCTATGGCTCGCTCACGACGCCGGATCCGATCTCGCTGCACCAGCAGATCGACGAGATCACCGGCGAGGGCGTGACGCATCTCGCGCTCGAAGCGTCGTCGCACGGCCTCGATCAATTCAGGCTCGACGGTGTGCGGGTCTCTGCCGCCGGCTTCACCAACCTGTCGCGCGATCACATGGACTACCATCCGGACGTCGCGCACTACCTCAGTGCCAAGCTGCGGCTGTTCCTCAATCTGGTTGTGGATGGTGGCGTCGCCGTGATCGCGGCCGATCATGAGCACTCGCCGCAGGTGATCCATGCTGCACAGTCGCGCCACCTGCGTCTGATGAAAGTCGGCCGCAAGGGCGACGGTGCAGCCGAGGGTATTCGCCTTGTCGATGCCACGGTCGAAGGCTTCGCGCAGAAACTCACACTTGAGCATCGCGGCAAGAGCCATCAGATCAAGCTGCCACTGGTCGGTGAATTCCAGATCGAGAACGCGCTCGTTGCGGCCGGCCTTGTCATCGGCACCGGTGGCGACGTCGATGCGACATTCGCCGCGCTCGAACATCTCCAGGGCGCCAAGGGGCGTCTCGAGCAGGTCGGTGCGCACAACGGCGCGCCGGTCTTCGTCGATTACGCCCACAAGCCCGACGCGCTCGCGAAGGCGCTGCAAGCACTGCGTCCCTATGCCAAGCGGAAACTCGTCGTGGTATTCGGCGCCGGCGGCGATCGCGACGCCGGCAAGCGGCCGCTGATGGGCGAGATCGCCAGCGAAAATGCTGACAGCGTGATTGTCACCGACGACAATCCGCGCAGCGAGAATCCCGCAAGCATCCGCGCGGCCATCATGGCGGCTGCGAAGGGCGCCACCGAAATCGGCGACCGCGCCGAAGCCATCCGCGTGGCCGTCGAAGGCCTGCAGCCCGGCGATGCCCTGCTGATTGCCGGCAAGGGCCATGAAACGGGACAGATCGTCGGTGATCGCACGCTGCCGTTCAGCGATCACGAGGCCGCCGCAGCGGCGCTTGCCAAGAGGACTGCATGAGCGAGTTTCTTTGGACATCGGCCGCGATGGCAGATGCGATGCGCGCCACAAAACAGGGCGCGTTGCCCGACGGCATCACCGGCATTTCGATCGATACGCGCACCATCAAGCCCGGCGAGGCTTACTTTGCGATCAAGGGCGACGTGCATGACGGCCACGCCTTCGTCGAGGCCGCGCTGAAGGCCGGTGCTGGTCTTGCTGTCGTCGAAGCCGCGCAGCGTGACAAGTTTCCCGCGGATGCGCGCCTGCTGGTGGTCGACGACGTGCTCGCAGCGCTCGTCGAACTCGGCATCGCCTCGCGTGCACGTCTGAAGGCGCCGATCATTGCGATCACCGGTTCGGTCGGCAAGACCTCGACCAAGGAAGCGCTGCGCCGCGTGCTGGAAGCGCAGGGCAAGACACATGCCTCGGTCGCGTCGTTCAACAATCACTGGGGCGTGCCGCTGACGCTGGCGCGCTGCCCGGCCGATGTGCGCTTCGCGATCTTCGAAATCGGCATGAATCATGCCGGCGAAATCGAGACCTTGGTGAAGATGGTGCGGCCGCATTATGCCGTCATCACCACCGTCGAGCCGGTGCATCTGGAATTCTTCGCCGGTGTCGAAGCCATTGCCGACGCGAAAGCCGAAATCTTCTCCGGGCTAGAGCCTGATGGCGTCGCGATCCTCAATCGCGATAATTCGCAGTTCGCGCGGCTACAGAAGAGTGCAAAGAAAGCCGGTGTCTCGCGCATCGTCTCGTTCGGGGCCGACAAGAAGGCTGAAGCACGGCTGCTCGACGTCTCATTGCATCCGACCTGTTCGGCGGTGCATGCGAACATTCTCGGCCATGACGTCACCTACAAGCTCGGCATGCCCGGTCGCCATATGGCGATGAATTCCCTCGCGGTGCTGGCCGCGGCCGAACTGATGGGCGCCGATCTCGTCCATGCCGCCTTGACGCTGTCGCAGGTCGTGCCTGCCGCGGGCCGCGGCGTCCGCCATGTCCTGGAAGTCGGGGGCGGCGAGGCGACGTTGATCGATGAGAGCTACAATGCCAACCCGGCCTCGATGGCGGCGGCGATCAATGTGCTCGGCGCAGCAGCCATCGGGCCAAAGGGCCGCCGCATTGCGGTGCTCGGCGACATGCTCGAACTCGGCGCCGATGGCGCGAAACTTCACGCCGGGCTGCTGGATGCGGTGCAGTCCAATGGCATCGATCTGGTATTTTGCTGTGGTCCCCTGATGCGCAATCTTTGGGATGCTCTTTCCACGGGCAAGCGGGGCGGCTATGCCGGGGATGCGGCGGCGCTCGAATCGCAGGTGCTGGCCGCGATCCGCGCCGGTGACGCCATCATGGTCAAGGGCTCGCTCGGCTCGAAGATGAAACCGATTGTCTCCGCGCTCGAAAAGCGCTTTCCCGGCAACGCCGCGCTCGACGACGCCGCGGTATAGGGCGGACTGAATGTTCTACTGGCTGATCGACTTCGCGGGCACCGTGCCGGTGTTCAACGTGTTCCGCTACATCACCTTCCGCACCGGCGGCGCGGTGGTCACCGGCGCACTGTTCGTATTCCTGTTCGGACCCTGGATCATCGACAATCTGCGTCTGCGCCAGGGCAAGGGCCAGCCGATCCGAACCGACGGGCCGCAGTCGCATCTGGTCAAGGTGGGCACGCCGACCATGGGCGGGCTGATGATCCTGTCCGGCCTCGTGGTCTCCACGCTGCTCTGGGCCAATCCGCGCAATCCCTATGTCTGGATCGTGCTGGCCGTGACGCTCGGCTTCGGCTTCGTCGGCTTCTATGACGACTATCTGAAAGTGACCAAGCAGAGCCATAAGGGCTTTGCCGGTCGCACGCGTCTGTTGATCGAATTTATCATTGCTGGCGCAGCCTGTTTCGCTTTCGTCAAGCTCGGCCGCGATCCGCTGTCCTCCTCGCTGGTGATCCCGTTCCTCAAGGACGTGATCGTGAATTTCGGCTGGTTCTTCGTGCTGTTCGGCGCCTTCATCGTGGTCGGCGCCGGCAATGCCGTGAACCTCACCGATGGTCTCGACGGCCTCGCCATCGTTCCGGTGATGATCGCGTCGGCCTCGTTCGGCATGATCGCCTATCTTGCCGGCAACGCGGTGTTCTCCGACTATCTGCAGATCAACTACGTCGCCGGCACCGGCGAACTCGCCGTGCTCTGCGGTGCGGTGCTGGGTGCTGGCCTCGGCTTCCTCTGGTTCAATGCGCCGCCGGCCTCGATCTTCATGGGCGATACCGGCTCGCTGGCGCTGGGCGGCATGCTCGGCTCCATCGCGGTTGCCGTGAAGCACGAGATCGTGCTCGCGGTGATTGGCGGTCTGTTCGTGCTCGAAGCCGTCTCGGTGATCGTGCAGGTCACGTCCTTCAAGCTCACCGGCAAGCGCGTGTTCCGGATGGCGCCGATCCATCACCACTTCGAGCAGAAGGGCTGGACCGAGCCGCAGATCGTCATTCGCTTCTGGATCATCTCGGTGATGCTGGCGCTGGTCGGCCTCTCCACGCTGAAGCTGCGGTGAGATCGTGATCCCCGTCACCTCATTTGCTGGCAAGACCGTCGCCGTCTTCGGCCTCGGCGGCTCCGGCCTTGCGTCCTGCCACGCGCTACAGGCAGGCGGCGCCGAAGTCATCGCCTGTGACGACAGCATCGACAGGATGGTCGCGGCCACGCAGGCCGGTTTCATTACCGCCGATTTGCGCACGGTGGCATGGGGTGCCTTTGCCGCATTGATCCTGACGCCCGGCGTGCCGCTGACGCATCCGGCGCCGCATTGGACGGTGGTTGCCGCGCAGGCCGCGGGCGTCGAAGTGATCGGCGATATCGAACTGTTCTGCCGCGAGCGCAAGTTGCACGCGCCCGATGCGCCTTTCGTCGCCATCACCGGCACCAACGGCAAATCGACGACCACGGCGCTCGTCGCGCATCTGATGCGCGAGGCCGGTTTCGATACACAGATGGGCGGCAATATCGGCACCGCGATCCTGTCGCTGGAGCCGCCGCGCGCCGGCCGCGTCCATGTGATCGAGATGTCGTCCTATCAGATCGATCTCACGCCCTCGCTCGATCCGTGCGTCGGCATCCTGCTCAATGTCACGCCCGATCATATCGATCGTCACGGCACGCTGGCGCATTACGCTGCCGTGAAGGAGCGTCTCGTTGCCGGTGTGCAGGCTGGCGGCACGGCGATCATCGGCGTCGATGACGACTGGTGCAGCAAATCA
It contains:
- the mraY gene encoding phospho-N-acetylmuramoyl-pentapeptide-transferase, with the protein product MFYWLIDFAGTVPVFNVFRYITFRTGGAVVTGALFVFLFGPWIIDNLRLRQGKGQPIRTDGPQSHLVKVGTPTMGGLMILSGLVVSTLLWANPRNPYVWIVLAVTLGFGFVGFYDDYLKVTKQSHKGFAGRTRLLIEFIIAGAACFAFVKLGRDPLSSSLVIPFLKDVIVNFGWFFVLFGAFIVVGAGNAVNLTDGLDGLAIVPVMIASASFGMIAYLAGNAVFSDYLQINYVAGTGELAVLCGAVLGAGLGFLWFNAPPASIFMGDTGSLALGGMLGSIAVAVKHEIVLAVIGGLFVLEAVSVIVQVTSFKLTGKRVFRMAPIHHHFEQKGWTEPQIVIRFWIISVMLALVGLSTLKLR
- the murD gene encoding UDP-N-acetylmuramoyl-L-alanine--D-glutamate ligase; amino-acid sequence: MIPVTSFAGKTVAVFGLGGSGLASCHALQAGGAEVIACDDSIDRMVAATQAGFITADLRTVAWGAFAALILTPGVPLTHPAPHWTVVAAQAAGVEVIGDIELFCRERKLHAPDAPFVAITGTNGKSTTTALVAHLMREAGFDTQMGGNIGTAILSLEPPRAGRVHVIEMSSYQIDLTPSLDPCVGILLNVTPDHIDRHGTLAHYAAVKERLVAGVQAGGTAIIGVDDDWCSKSADRIEQSGKRVVRVSVEHPLADGLTIKGSTIVRNAGGAQSDVVDIAGIGSLRGLHNAQNAACASAAALALGVSPAVLQKGLRSFPGLAHRMEQVGRQGTTLFVNDSKGTNADAAAKALSSFNDIFWIAGGKQKEGGITSLAEFFLRIRGAYLIGEAANDFAQTLDGKVPYEISVSLDVAVANAARDAAEAGLAEPVVLLSPACASFDQFRNFEIRGDRFRELVLALDGVRAV
- a CDS encoding UDP-N-acetylmuramoylalanyl-D-glutamyl-2,6-diaminopimelate--D-alanyl-D-alanine ligase, producing the protein MSEFLWTSAAMADAMRATKQGALPDGITGISIDTRTIKPGEAYFAIKGDVHDGHAFVEAALKAGAGLAVVEAAQRDKFPADARLLVVDDVLAALVELGIASRARLKAPIIAITGSVGKTSTKEALRRVLEAQGKTHASVASFNNHWGVPLTLARCPADVRFAIFEIGMNHAGEIETLVKMVRPHYAVITTVEPVHLEFFAGVEAIADAKAEIFSGLEPDGVAILNRDNSQFARLQKSAKKAGVSRIVSFGADKKAEARLLDVSLHPTCSAVHANILGHDVTYKLGMPGRHMAMNSLAVLAAAELMGADLVHAALTLSQVVPAAGRGVRHVLEVGGGEATLIDESYNANPASMAAAINVLGAAAIGPKGRRIAVLGDMLELGADGAKLHAGLLDAVQSNGIDLVFCCGPLMRNLWDALSTGKRGGYAGDAAALESQVLAAIRAGDAIMVKGSLGSKMKPIVSALEKRFPGNAALDDAAV
- a CDS encoding UDP-N-acetylmuramoyl-L-alanyl-D-glutamate--2,6-diaminopimelate ligase translates to MKLRDLFNPDAVMEPSARDVTVTGLAVDSRAVKPGDLFFALAGAKTDGSRFIAQALASGAVAVAGAHKPDSLSVPFVRTPNPRLALALAAAKFYPRQPAVIAAVTGTSGKTSVASFAREIWGRLGYASASIGTIGLVSPKRTVYGSLTTPDPISLHQQIDEITGEGVTHLALEASSHGLDQFRLDGVRVSAAGFTNLSRDHMDYHPDVAHYLSAKLRLFLNLVVDGGVAVIAADHEHSPQVIHAAQSRHLRLMKVGRKGDGAAEGIRLVDATVEGFAQKLTLEHRGKSHQIKLPLVGEFQIENALVAAGLVIGTGGDVDATFAALEHLQGAKGRLEQVGAHNGAPVFVDYAHKPDALAKALQALRPYAKRKLVVVFGAGGDRDAGKRPLMGEIASENADSVIVTDDNPRSENPASIRAAIMAAAKGATEIGDRAEAIRVAVEGLQPGDALLIAGKGHETGQIVGDRTLPFSDHEAAAAALAKRTA
- a CDS encoding peptidoglycan D,D-transpeptidase FtsI family protein; translated protein: MTGPQLDPNKPITRPPEPWRQRLIRSLLYGRNVDRAAKARARVGLAMIAFGGVYGIIAVRLIMFAVNGDTHAERRSTRDAIATARPDIVDRNGAILATDVKSPSLFSEPRRIIDKDEAVELLTGALPDLDGAEVRERIMSKKGFAWLKREITPQQQRDIHRLGIPGIGFLRENKRVYPSGAAVSHLIGLTNIDNQGIAGIEKWLDSNGLADLHRAGFASDRLQKPVELAVDLRVEHALRDELLKAKAKYSAKAASGLVSNVKTGEIVAMVSLPDFDPNNPKEAHDPDRINRLTTGVYEMGSTFKTLTLAMALDSGKANLNTMYDARYPLSYGKFKIHDTHPVPRPISLAEVFTFSSNVGAAKIALGQGVEAHKAFLKKVGQLDRLRTELPESAMPIVPKRWGELNTITIAFGHGMAVAPLQAVMGVNAMINGGLLIPPTFLKRTEEEAREIGKRVIKKETSDKVRYMMRLNAEVGSARQAEARAKGYYLGGKTGTAEKVVNGRYSKKQVLNSFTAVLPMDNPQFQVLVMLDEPKALPETHGFITSGWNAVPTGGNVIARIAPLLGLEPRFDLAPSDRLILATSKVTQ